Proteins encoded together in one Nyctibius grandis isolate bNycGra1 chromosome 1, bNycGra1.pri, whole genome shotgun sequence window:
- the LOC137670448 gene encoding transmembrane protein 121-like, producing MVPPPPVSKPHVCLSTVLIMTSLVLMDAYLVEQSQGSRKLGICVMVAVGDVCFLLVLRYVAIWVGAEVKTAKRGYAMILWFLYVFVLEIKVYFVYQNYKADRKNLDLIARKALTLLLSICIPALYMLLVATEHMEYVRTFKKKEDLRNRLFWVIVDMLDVLDIQANLWEPQKKGLPLWVEGIMFFYCYILLLVLPCVSLCEISMQGIGIMPHRMMLYPMLSMLTVNITTIFIRGSNMVFFRDARVSSIFMGKNMLAIGLKVCMFVQYQRHRHHTPLGPDPALQHSTQAQPSPGLRKTRDQPACPEELAQDNT from the coding sequence ATGGTTCCCCCACCACCTGTCAGCAAGCCCCACGTGTGCCTCTCCACTGTGCTCATCATGACCAGCCTCGTCCTCATGGATGCCTACCTGgtggagcagagccagggctcCAGGAAGCTGGGCATCTGTGTCATGGTGGCAGTGGGTGATGTGTGCTTCCTGCTGGTTCTCCGCTACGTGGCCATCTGGGTCGGGGCAGAGGTAAAGACAGCTAAGCGGGGCTACGCCATGATCCTCTGGTTCCTGTATGTCTTCGTTCTGGAGATCAAAGTCTACTTTGTATACCAGAACTACAAAGCTGACCGGAAAAACCTGGATCTCATAGCTCGCAAAGCGCTGACCTTGCTGCTCTCCATCTGCATCCCAGCCCTCTACATGTTGTTGGTGGCCACAGAGCACATGGAGTACGTCAGGACattcaagaagaaagaagatctCCGCAACCGCCTCTTCTGGGTCATTGTGGACATGCTGGACGTGCTGGACATCCAGGCCAACCTGTGGGAGCCCCAGAAGAAGGGGCTGCCGCTCTGGGTTGAGGGCATCATGTTCTTCTACTGCTACATCTTGCTCCTGGTCCTCCCTTGCGTGTCCCTCTGTGAGATCAGCATGCAAGGGATTGGCATCATGCCGCACCGTATGATGCTGTACCCCATGCTGAGCATGCTCACTGTCAACATTACCACCATCTTCATCCGAGGCAGCAACATGGTCTTCTTCAGGGATGCTCGGGTCTCCAGCATCTTCATGGGCAAGAACATGCTGGCCATTGGGCTGAAGGTCTGTATGTTTGTGCAGTACCAGCGGCACCGGCACCACACGCCCCTGGGGCCGGACCCGgccctgcagcacagcacccaggcccagccctccccagggctgcgcAAGACCCGGGACCAGCCTGCCTGCCCTGAGGAGCTGGCACAGGACAACACATGA